The following coding sequences are from one Nicotiana tomentosiformis chromosome 3, ASM39032v3, whole genome shotgun sequence window:
- the LOC138907302 gene encoding KNR4/SMI1 homolog gives MIILRTHGLDSGLEANISISQLQQKLETIGQLPKEVDIIKAETMGWKDSMDRLAAKKETVRAQLSSTASQLQGMNEKSSVQARRIEELEARLASELAKAKSDAEKEKSYADALVAVYRADAEGAQVQAREAVETANTRAHWVTELAKCRSRRETLEEIHARGFDLTKEIKRSKELEVDAEALASDDDDGDDDDDGDDGSKSGSESGEEPDGEETAPIDNQEP, from the coding sequence atgataatattaagaactcatgggcttgattcaggattggaggctaatatttcgatctcacagctgcagcagaaactCGAGACGATCGGGCAGCTTCCTAAAGAAGTTGATATAATAAAGGCGGAGACCATGGGATGGAAAGATAGCATGGACCGTCTTGCTGCAAAAAAGGAAACTGTTAGGGCCCAATTGTCATCGACTGCAagccaacttcaaggcatgaatgaGAAGAGCTCAGTTCAAGCGAGAAGAATAGAGgaactcgaggctcggttggcctccgaacttgccaaggccaaatctgatgccgaaaaAGAAAAGTCATATGCGGATGCAttagtggccgtctatcgggcggATGCTGAAGGtgctcaggtacaagcaagagaggcagtcgagaccgccaacactcgagcacattgggttactgaacttgctaaatgccgatctcggagggagaccctcgaagagatccatgctcgaggtttcgatctcaccAAAGAGATAAAAAGATCTAAAGAGCTTGAagtcgatgctgaagccttggcttctgatgatgatgatggtgatgatgatgatgatggcgatgatgggagcaagagtgggtccgagagcggggaggagcccgatggagaagagactgcccccaTAGATAACCAAGAACCTTAG